The genomic region AATTCGCCACCGTGCTGCTCGGTGAGCTGGACTCGACCGCCGGCCGGTTGCGCCTGGTCTCCGCCGGGCACTTCCCCCCGGCGCTGATCACCGACGACCAGGTGACGCTGCTGGAATGCCCGGTCGCACCCCCGGTCGGCGTACCCGCTCCCGCTCCGGCGCCTGCGGCGGTCCTGTCCGTCGGCAGGAGGGCCACGTTGCTCGCGTTCACCGACGGTGCCGTGGAGCGCCGGACCGAGACCATCGACGACGGGCTGGCGAGACTGGCGGCCGCGGCGGCCGCCGCGCGGTCGAGGCCGCTCGCCGCGATGGTCGACGAGCTGCTCGGGGCGCTCACCACCAGGGAGGACAAGGACGACACGGTGCTGCTGGGGTTGCGCTGGGGCTGACCGGTGGGTGCGGGTGAGCCGGTCAGCTGCTCTCGGGCACCCGGAGCTCGGCGATCGAGAGGTCGAACTCCGCGGTGTCGGTGACCTCGATGCCCAGCGACGGGCCGAACTCCTCCCGGAACTCCCGGGCACCCTCGGCGGCCTCCTCCAGGTCCGACCAGCTGTCGTAGGAGACCGTCGCGACGCCGATGCCCTCGCTGCGCCGCACCATGACGCTGACGCTGCAGAACCCGGGCAGGTCGTCCAGCTTCGGCATCAGGGACAGGCGGACGGCGTCCACGGCCTTGTCCACGTCCTCCGGGGCGGTGCGCGTCCAGGTGACGCGCGAGCAGGCGCCGTGGTGGGAGTCGTGCACCCGGTGCATGGCGGCGATCTCCCACTCGTCGACCTGCGAGGTGCCGCCGAGCACCTCGATCGTGCGCTGCTGGGAGGCCCGGACGGCGTCCTCGCTGGCCCGCATGGCGGCCTCGTCGCGCCAGGACGTCGTGACGATGCACCGGCCGGACTCGCGGTCGGCCAGCATCGACAGGCCGATGCAACCGTCCAGCTGCCGCACCGCCGGCATGTCCTCGGTGCGGACGACGGCGATGCCCTCCTCCACCGCCCGCGTGTTGCCGCGGATCGTCGTCGAGCGGGCGTACATGCGGTCCCCTCTCGCGGGTGCCCGGTAGCGGTGATGCTCAGCTGTACTGACTCTCCAGGATCTGCTGGACGTGCGCGAGGGCTGTCGCCAGTTCGCCGAAGCTGGTGCTCAGCGGCGAGAGCCCGATGCGCAGGCCGCGGGCCGGGCGGAAGTCGGGGATGATGCCGCGGCGCCACAGCTCGTCGACGACCGACTTCATCGCGTCGTGCTCGAGGGTGACGTGTCCCGCTCGGCGTTCGGCGTCGCGAGGCGAGGCGACGACGACCCCGAGCGGGGCGAGGACCT from Blastococcus colisei harbors:
- a CDS encoding antibiotic biosynthesis monooxygenase, whose translation is MYARSTTIRGNTRAVEEGIAVVRTEDMPAVRQLDGCIGLSMLADRESGRCIVTTSWRDEAAMRASEDAVRASQQRTIEVLGGTSQVDEWEIAAMHRVHDSHHGACSRVTWTRTAPEDVDKAVDAVRLSLMPKLDDLPGFCSVSVMVRRSEGIGVATVSYDSWSDLEEAAEGAREFREEFGPSLGIEVTDTAEFDLSIAELRVPESS